The following is a genomic window from Nitrospira sp..
CTGTTGCACGTATTTTCTCGAAGGTTTTTCCATAGGCGACGCAATCTGGTTGTCGGGTCGTCGTCTCGCCGTCATGAAAATCAAGAATGGAGGGTAGCGTTGTTCAGCGGTATCGTCGAAGAAATGGGGGCGGTCACCACCCTGAACAGGGGGATGGCCGGCACGCGACTCACCATCATGGCTTCGACGGTCATGGGCGATCTTGCCGTCGGCGCCAGTGTGAGCGTGAACGGTGCCTGTCTGACGGTGGTCGCCAGGACGGACCATGATTTCTCCGTCGATGTGTCGCCGGAAACGATCCGTGTCACCACACTCGGCAACCTCGCCTCCGGATCACCGGTCAATTTGGAACGCGCCATGAAATTGAACGAGCGCATCGGCGGTCACCTGGTGTCCGGCCATGTCGATGGGATCGGGGCCATCCGTGGCCGACATCAGGACGGCAACGCGCTGATTCTGGAGTTCGAGACGCCGAAGG
Proteins encoded in this region:
- a CDS encoding Riboflavin synthase eubacterial/eukaryotic, with translation MFSGIVEEMGAVTTLNRGMAGTRLTIMASTVMGDLAVGASVSVNGACLTVVARTDHDFSVDVSPETIRVTTLGNLASGSPVNLERAMKLNERIGGHLVSGHVDGIGAIRGRHQDGNALILEFETPKEILRYCVAKGSITVEGISLTINEVGERSFAVSIIPHTAKVTTLGLKQVGDQVNLESDLIGKYVERLLQERGILPPKPAPVIDKGYLKRRGLI